One stretch of Candidatus Nitrosotenuis cloacae DNA includes these proteins:
- the infB gene encoding translation initiation factor IF-2: MRIRQPIVAVLGHVDSGKTSLLDKIRGTGVQGREAGGITQHIGASFLPTDTIKKMCGQLYTQLTKTEHEVPGLLVIDTPGHEVFTNLRTRGGSAADIAILVVDTNRGFQPQTNESLKILQARKVPFVVALNKVDMISGWKPADTPYVSLAIKKQDQFIQTMLDEQLYNVVGTLSILGFQSEAFYRVKDFGKEVSIVPVSARTGVGIPELLTVLVGLTQQYMQKRLEQEEKQSRGIILEVNDEVGLGTTANMILIDGVIKKGDSVVVAKRDSVIVTKPKALLLPKPLDEMRDPRDKFKPVDQVEAAAGIKIASPDLEGVLPGSTLYVTSDESKIEEFKKIIESEMKSVFVNTETNGVILKCDTIGSLEALTEMLRRQQVPVAKADIGHVNRRDVMEAKAIKENDRHLGVILAFNVKTLPDAQEEAENSHIKVFNDQVIYSLIDTYTLWVDEDTANEDNAVFAELTPICKFTFLKGYIFRNSNPAVFGIRVDVGKVRQKINIMNADGKKIGKVHQLQDGKKSIDVATQGQEVACSIQDATIGRQIAEEDVFYSMLNSREAKIILEKYLHKLSPEQQTTFNEIVAIQRKKDASYGYV, encoded by the coding sequence TTGCGAATTCGACAGCCAATTGTGGCCGTTTTGGGCCATGTAGATTCTGGTAAGACATCACTATTAGATAAAATCCGAGGAACGGGTGTTCAAGGAAGAGAGGCAGGAGGAATCACACAACACATTGGAGCAAGTTTTCTGCCAACTGATACCATCAAAAAGATGTGCGGACAATTATACACACAACTAACAAAGACAGAGCACGAAGTTCCTGGGCTTTTGGTAATTGACACACCAGGCCACGAGGTCTTTACAAATCTTCGAACCCGTGGAGGATCGGCTGCAGACATTGCCATACTGGTAGTTGATACGAATAGGGGATTTCAGCCGCAAACAAACGAGTCTCTAAAAATCTTACAGGCAAGAAAGGTTCCATTTGTTGTAGCATTAAACAAAGTTGATATGATATCTGGCTGGAAACCAGCAGACACACCATACGTTTCACTGGCAATAAAAAAACAGGACCAGTTCATCCAGACAATGCTTGATGAGCAGCTCTACAATGTTGTTGGAACTTTATCCATTCTTGGATTTCAGTCCGAGGCATTCTATCGAGTAAAGGATTTTGGAAAGGAAGTATCAATTGTTCCAGTCAGTGCAAGGACTGGTGTTGGCATACCAGAACTGCTAACGGTACTAGTTGGCCTGACACAACAGTACATGCAAAAAAGACTGGAACAAGAAGAAAAGCAGAGTCGGGGAATCATACTAGAAGTAAACGATGAGGTTGGACTTGGCACCACTGCAAACATGATCCTAATTGATGGTGTGATCAAAAAAGGCGACTCGGTAGTAGTGGCAAAGCGTGATTCCGTAATTGTGACAAAGCCAAAGGCGCTACTCTTACCAAAACCATTAGATGAGATGCGGGATCCTCGAGACAAATTCAAGCCAGTAGACCAAGTAGAGGCAGCCGCTGGAATCAAGATTGCATCACCTGATCTGGAAGGAGTCTTGCCTGGCAGTACACTGTATGTCACAAGTGACGAGTCCAAAATAGAGGAATTCAAAAAAATAATTGAGTCTGAGATGAAATCGGTCTTTGTAAACACCGAAACAAACGGTGTCATACTAAAATGCGATACAATTGGCTCACTTGAGGCACTAACCGAGATGCTCAGGCGCCAGCAGGTTCCAGTCGCAAAGGCCGACATTGGCCATGTAAACCGACGTGATGTAATGGAGGCAAAGGCCATAAAGGAAAACGACAGGCACCTCGGCGTTATTTTGGCATTTAATGTAAAGACACTGCCAGACGCACAAGAAGAGGCAGAAAACAGCCACATCAAAGTATTCAACGATCAGGTGATCTACAGTCTGATTGACACCTACACTTTATGGGTAGATGAGGACACTGCAAATGAGGACAATGCGGTATTTGCAGAGCTTACTCCAATCTGTAAATTCACGTTCCTCAAAGGCTACATTTTCAGAAACAGCAATCCCGCAGTGTTTGGCATACGTGTAGATGTCGGCAAGGTAAGGCAAAAAATCAACATCATGAATGCTGATGGCAAAAAAATTGGCAAGGTTCACCAGCTACAAGATGGCAAAAAATCAATCGATGTTGCAACACAGGGCCAAGAAGTCGCATGTTCCATCCAAGATGCAACAATCGGCCGCCAAATCGCAGAAGAAGATGTATTTTATTCGATGTTAAATTCACGTGAGGCAAAAATAATCCTGGAAAAATACCTGCACAAGCTGAGCCCTGAGCAGCAAACAACATTTAATGAAATTGTTGCAATACAGAGAAAAAAAGACGCATCCTACGGCTACGTCTGA
- the trxA gene encoding thioredoxin codes for MEDPELEKIKQKKLAEMLQRQQESIAQSQVQVLDLNSANFDGVTSQGLVLVDFWAEWCGPCKMMHPIFDRMAKKYRHIKFARVNVDQNQDISMKFGVQAIPTFIMFKDGKQVERMMGAVGEPGIHMVAKKYQT; via the coding sequence ATGGAAGATCCTGAGCTGGAAAAAATAAAGCAAAAAAAACTTGCAGAAATGCTCCAGCGGCAACAAGAATCTATTGCACAAAGCCAGGTTCAGGTACTGGATCTCAATTCTGCTAACTTTGATGGTGTGACATCGCAGGGATTGGTCCTAGTTGATTTTTGGGCAGAATGGTGCGGACCATGTAAAATGATGCATCCAATATTTGATAGAATGGCAAAAAAATATCGCCACATCAAGTTTGCCCGGGTAAATGTTGATCAGAATCAAGACATTTCCATGAAGTTTGGTGTTCAGGCAATTCCGACTTTTATAATGTTCAAGGACGGAAAGCAAGTAGAGCGAATGATGGGCGCAGTAGGCGAGCCAGGAATCCACATGGTTGCAAAAAAGTATCAGACGTAG
- a CDS encoding archease translates to MSYKSLEHATDAIFEVTAPNLEEAFVIAAKSVIETILDVNTIEEKEEKTLEVSGKDLSYLLYNWLEELIILTITDGFAAKRITVNIEKNAEYKILARFWGEQIDIKKHHFKVEIKAPTFHEMEVKQGDTIYMKYLLDL, encoded by the coding sequence TTGAGCTACAAGAGTCTAGAGCATGCAACAGATGCAATTTTTGAAGTGACTGCACCAAACTTGGAAGAAGCGTTTGTCATTGCAGCAAAATCGGTAATAGAGACAATTTTGGATGTCAATACCATAGAGGAAAAAGAGGAAAAAACACTCGAAGTATCCGGCAAGGATCTCAGTTATTTGTTGTACAACTGGCTTGAAGAACTGATCATACTTACCATAACTGATGGGTTTGCAGCAAAAAGAATCACCGTAAATATAGAGAAAAATGCAGAATACAAAATTTTAGCAAGGTTTTGGGGTGAGCAAATAGACATCAAAAAACACCACTTCAAAGTAGAGATAAAGGCGCCAACATTTCATGAGATGGAAGTAAAACAGGGCGATACTATCTACATGAAATACCTGCTAGACCTCTAG
- the hisS gene encoding histidine--tRNA ligase produces MNLPRGMKDFESAEQSKIEFVRQKFLETSKSFGFHFMSPSPLEMVSVIEAKSGPAIRDEIYFFKDKGDREIALRFDFTVGLTRFVVEQKSLKMPAKISAFGGVWRYDEPQKGRYRYFHQWDLEVYGKPSLESDAEIIEFTSKFFSKLNLQNITIDISHRKLVEAVVEKIFESTDPKTIGDIFRAIDKIQKKKKDEIISEYTQKGYAKEKLEQILEFSKVKGSPESVESTFDVSKIAAWTELKELFVSLKNRGVTNIRINFGIVRGLDYYSGVVFEAFDTSSEVGALVGGGRYDSLPKAFGRDDIGATGVAGGVERIILSLEAQGLQTTQTTNQISVLFVNDEMAKPAMSIASKLRDQGLEIEIDLVGRSFKKQMENASNSKFAIIIAPKEFSAGQVIIKNMSDGKEATSQIESLLSNPKSFIQ; encoded by the coding sequence TTGAATCTGCCAAGGGGAATGAAGGATTTTGAATCAGCCGAGCAGTCAAAAATTGAATTTGTAAGACAAAAATTTCTTGAAACCTCAAAATCATTTGGCTTTCATTTTATGTCCCCATCTCCACTAGAGATGGTATCGGTAATTGAGGCAAAGAGCGGACCTGCAATACGCGATGAGATCTATTTTTTCAAAGACAAAGGAGACAGAGAAATAGCACTGCGTTTTGATTTCACTGTCGGCCTGACTAGATTTGTAGTTGAGCAAAAATCACTAAAAATGCCTGCAAAGATTTCTGCATTTGGTGGTGTGTGGAGGTATGATGAGCCACAAAAGGGACGATACCGATACTTTCACCAATGGGACTTGGAAGTATATGGCAAGCCAAGCCTTGAATCCGATGCAGAAATAATTGAATTCACATCAAAGTTTTTCTCAAAACTAAATTTGCAAAACATAACAATTGATATCTCACATAGAAAGCTAGTCGAGGCTGTTGTAGAAAAGATCTTTGAATCCACAGATCCTAAAACAATTGGAGATATTTTCCGTGCAATTGATAAAATCCAGAAAAAGAAAAAAGACGAGATCATATCAGAATACACACAAAAAGGATACGCAAAAGAAAAACTGGAACAAATTCTTGAATTCTCCAAAGTAAAAGGCTCACCTGAGAGCGTAGAATCTACCTTTGATGTATCCAAAATTGCTGCGTGGACTGAGCTAAAAGAACTGTTTGTGTCTCTGAAAAACCGCGGTGTGACAAACATTCGAATCAATTTTGGTATTGTTCGCGGACTGGATTATTACTCGGGAGTTGTTTTTGAGGCATTTGATACCTCATCCGAAGTGGGTGCACTGGTGGGTGGCGGTAGGTATGATAGCCTACCAAAGGCGTTTGGACGAGATGACATTGGAGCAACCGGCGTTGCGGGCGGCGTTGAGCGAATTATTCTATCATTAGAAGCCCAAGGACTCCAAACCACACAAACAACAAATCAAATCTCTGTTTTGTTTGTAAATGACGAAATGGCAAAACCTGCAATGAGTATAGCATCCAAGCTTCGAGACCAAGGATTGGAAATTGAAATCGATCTTGTTGGAAGGTCATTTAAAAAACAAATGGAAAATGCATCCAATTCCAAATTTGCAATCATCATAGCCCCAAAGGAGTTTTCAGCAGGCCAAGTAATCATAAAAAACATGTCTGATGGCAAAGAAGCCACCTCACAAATAGAATCACTGCTTTCTAATCCGAAATCATTTATTCAGTAA
- a CDS encoding translation initiation factor IF-6: MDIYKYDVYRSPNIGIYSKVNDNFLFLPNGFADTKADTLAEYLKVQHLYTSVASTRVIGIMMVMNNTGILLPSLCSQWEIDFMKKSTKLNVAVLDTKHNALGNLIAANDKGAIVSPKIPAEMVKTIEDTLGVEAIQKKIAGYHQAGVMVCANNIGGIIHPETDEEDIKSISDVLKVKLEPATINGGIPYIASGILANNKAVVVGHLTNGPEIMMLTRAFTE; the protein is encoded by the coding sequence TTGGATATTTACAAATATGATGTGTATAGGAGCCCAAACATCGGCATTTACAGCAAGGTAAATGATAATTTTCTTTTTTTGCCAAATGGATTTGCAGACACAAAGGCAGATACGTTAGCTGAATACCTCAAGGTACAACATCTGTATACATCGGTTGCAAGTACACGTGTTATTGGCATAATGATGGTCATGAACAATACTGGGATATTGCTGCCCAGCCTGTGCTCGCAGTGGGAAATAGACTTTATGAAAAAATCAACCAAGCTAAATGTTGCAGTTCTAGATACAAAACACAATGCACTAGGAAATCTAATTGCTGCAAATGACAAAGGTGCAATTGTATCTCCAAAAATTCCAGCCGAGATGGTAAAAACAATAGAGGACACGCTTGGAGTTGAGGCAATCCAGAAAAAAATTGCTGGATATCACCAAGCAGGAGTGATGGTTTGCGCAAATAATATTGGCGGAATAATCCATCCGGAAACAGACGAGGAAGACATCAAATCAATTTCTGATGTCCTAAAAGTAAAGCTAGAGCCTGCAACCATAAACGGTGGAATCCCATACATTGCATCTGGCATTTTGGCAAACAACAAGGCAGTAGTTGTAGGACATCTAACAAACGGTCCTGAAATAATGATGCTCACACGTGCATTTACTGAATAA
- a CDS encoding 4Fe-4S dicluster domain-containing protein, translating to MPIDEHFPQGLKPIGKILHSDGEHYHFMWGPGRSDAECFSDEAVISAYAARGETQVPLGVSGTMVAVDWDSCVADGACIEACPVQVFQWYRTEMDIPAKDVVGKTFAGTGSSEKEHRLDKTDKADPIREHDCIWCMACVSVCPPLAIKVDQSNLEHHEKAAGTFMNLKGGENPHAHD from the coding sequence ATGCCAATAGATGAGCATTTCCCACAAGGACTAAAACCAATTGGAAAAATTCTCCACAGTGACGGTGAGCACTATCACTTCATGTGGGGTCCGGGTAGAAGCGATGCTGAATGTTTCAGTGATGAAGCAGTAATCTCAGCATATGCAGCTCGCGGTGAAACACAAGTTCCATTGGGAGTTAGTGGTACAATGGTCGCAGTCGACTGGGATTCTTGTGTAGCAGATGGCGCATGCATTGAAGCTTGCCCAGTACAAGTTTTCCAGTGGTACAGAACTGAGATGGATATTCCAGCAAAAGATGTTGTTGGAAAGACATTTGCAGGTACTGGATCTTCAGAAAAAGAACACCGCTTGGACAAAACCGACAAGGCAGATCCAATCAGAGAACATGATTGCATCTGGTGCATGGCTTGCGTTTCAGTTTGCCCACCTCTAGCTATCAAGGTTGATCAATCAAACTTGGAGCACCATGAGAAGGCAGCAGGAACTTTCATGAACCTTAAAGGCGGAGAAAATCCACACGCACACGACTAA
- a CDS encoding replication factor C small subunit: MTDSIMWVEKYRPQKITDLVNQKEIVGSLTSLLKNVSEIPHLLFSGSAGVGKTTLAICLCRQILGDGWKEYTLELNASDERGIGMVRERVKKFSRFAGLDSNIPFKIIILDEADEMTSDAQTALRRIIEDTAKTCRFILIANNVSKIIEPIQSRCAVFKFTRIAEKDVIVQIKEIAKKEKIKSDEEGLKAIYDYTEGDLRHAINLLQATASLGAITEENVKASAGLTKTKDVDEVLKMALAGKILDARNKMIELIKVYGMSESDFLKYINEAMYRTKQANIVEISETIAKYDFRILSGANPEIQLSALLAELSKFGK, translated from the coding sequence ATGACAGATTCCATAATGTGGGTTGAAAAATACCGCCCGCAGAAAATAACGGATCTGGTAAACCAAAAAGAAATCGTAGGAAGCCTAACATCATTATTAAAAAATGTCTCAGAGATTCCGCACTTGTTGTTTTCCGGATCGGCGGGAGTTGGCAAGACAACACTTGCGATTTGTCTGTGCAGGCAAATCCTAGGAGATGGTTGGAAGGAATACACGCTTGAGCTAAATGCATCAGATGAGCGTGGAATCGGGATGGTAAGGGAGCGAGTCAAAAAATTCTCCAGATTTGCAGGCCTCGATAGTAATATCCCATTTAAGATAATAATTTTGGATGAAGCCGATGAGATGACCTCGGATGCTCAGACTGCCCTGCGTAGAATCATAGAGGACACCGCAAAGACATGTCGATTTATCCTCATTGCAAATAATGTCTCAAAGATAATAGAGCCAATCCAGAGCAGATGCGCAGTATTCAAGTTTACAAGAATTGCCGAAAAAGACGTAATTGTGCAGATAAAAGAGATTGCAAAAAAGGAGAAAATCAAGTCAGACGAAGAAGGCCTCAAGGCAATCTATGACTATACCGAAGGCGACCTAAGACATGCAATCAACCTATTGCAGGCAACCGCAAGTCTTGGTGCAATAACTGAAGAAAACGTCAAGGCATCTGCCGGACTGACAAAGACCAAGGATGTGGATGAGGTGCTCAAGATGGCACTTGCAGGAAAGATACTTGATGCCAGAAACAAGATGATTGAGCTGATCAAAGTCTACGGCATGTCGGAATCGGATTTTCTCAAATACATCAATGAAGCAATGTATAGAACAAAGCAGGCAAACATCGTGGAAATATCAGAGACAATCGCAAAATACGATTTTAGAATTTTGTCTGGTGCAAATCCAGAGATTCAGCTTTCTGCACTATTGGCAGAGCTGAGCAAGTTTGGAAAATAA
- a CDS encoding minichromosome maintenance protein MCM, translated as MTLETQSRSATIDQVQHFLSSFKDKSGAFQYVEEIDRMMAKQAKFIVVDYNDIVSHKDIEIKFNLEPDEILYAFSGAIKNILEERFPDYATKISDDIRVRIANYPIQRSLRQINAEVIGKMTSVSGMVVRSSEVKPLAKNVVYKCPEGHTTEVPLERGLNIYTPSKCSTEKCAHRDIRLDPEQSKFIDFQIIRLQELPEDLPPGQLPHYVDVTIKQDLVDNARPGDRIILTGIVRIEQEQITGTRVNSGLHRLRIEGNNIEFLGGRGGKNSRRSEREEISPEEEKIIKSLARNTDVYERLINSFAPHIQGHAIIKESILLLMVGAMQRVMSDGTKIRGDINVFLVGDPGTAKSEMLKFCARLAPRGLYTSGRGSTAAGLTAAVVRDKTGIMMLEAGAVVLGDQGLVCIDEFDKMKPEDRSALHEVMEQQSASIAKGGIVATLNARTSILAAANPMYGKYDPFKNITENVALPIPLLTRFDLIFVVRDIPSKEKDRNIAQHIIGLHKKSTTDTRSLIDPDIFTKYLAYCKKSDPTLTSEAEEKILDYYLKMRNVESEEMITVTPRQLGGLIRLATARARLLMKDQVEAEDAERAIFLIQSMLEDAGVDVNTGKVDLGVLQGRPHSEVSKLQLFMDVLKSLEGDSKTPVEEKLFVKELTKTAKFTEEEARNFIRRMLREASIYESKPGHYNRV; from the coding sequence ATGACACTAGAAACCCAGTCCAGAAGCGCAACAATTGATCAGGTTCAGCACTTTTTGTCCTCATTTAAGGACAAGTCTGGCGCGTTCCAGTATGTAGAAGAAATCGACCGAATGATGGCAAAGCAGGCAAAGTTCATCGTAGTTGACTACAACGACATTGTATCCCACAAAGACATTGAGATAAAATTCAACCTAGAGCCCGACGAGATACTGTATGCATTTTCAGGCGCAATCAAAAACATCCTAGAAGAGAGATTTCCAGATTATGCAACAAAAATCTCAGATGATATTCGAGTAAGGATTGCAAACTATCCAATTCAGAGAAGCCTCAGACAAATCAATGCCGAAGTAATTGGCAAGATGACCTCGGTTTCCGGCATGGTGGTGCGCTCCTCTGAGGTAAAACCATTGGCAAAAAACGTGGTATACAAATGTCCAGAAGGCCACACAACTGAGGTTCCACTGGAGCGAGGCCTCAACATTTACACCCCAAGCAAATGCTCTACTGAAAAATGTGCACACCGTGACATCCGACTAGATCCAGAGCAAAGCAAGTTCATCGACTTTCAGATAATCCGTCTGCAAGAGCTTCCAGAGGATCTTCCGCCAGGACAGCTTCCTCACTATGTTGATGTGACAATAAAGCAGGACTTGGTGGATAATGCGCGCCCTGGAGATAGAATAATTCTTACTGGTATAGTTCGAATCGAACAAGAACAAATCACAGGAACTCGAGTCAACAGTGGACTACACCGATTAAGAATAGAGGGTAATAACATCGAGTTTTTGGGCGGCCGTGGAGGCAAGAATTCCAGACGATCAGAGCGAGAAGAGATCTCGCCGGAAGAAGAAAAAATAATCAAATCACTCGCAAGAAACACCGATGTTTATGAGCGCCTGATAAACTCGTTTGCACCACACATTCAGGGCCATGCGATCATCAAGGAATCCATTTTACTGTTGATGGTTGGCGCCATGCAAAGGGTGATGAGCGATGGCACAAAGATCAGAGGAGACATTAACGTATTTCTGGTAGGAGATCCAGGTACTGCAAAATCCGAGATGCTCAAGTTTTGTGCAAGACTTGCGCCAAGAGGTCTGTATACATCCGGTAGAGGTTCCACCGCAGCAGGCCTAACTGCAGCCGTGGTTAGGGACAAGACCGGAATTATGATGTTAGAGGCAGGTGCCGTGGTCTTGGGCGACCAAGGACTGGTATGCATTGACGAGTTTGACAAGATGAAGCCAGAAGACCGAAGTGCACTACACGAGGTAATGGAGCAACAGTCAGCAAGTATAGCAAAGGGTGGTATTGTGGCTACCCTAAACGCGAGAACCTCGATTCTAGCTGCGGCAAACCCAATGTATGGAAAATACGATCCATTCAAAAATATCACAGAAAACGTAGCATTACCAATTCCATTATTGACAAGATTTGATCTCATCTTTGTTGTAAGAGATATACCATCAAAAGAAAAAGACCGAAACATAGCACAGCACATCATTGGATTGCACAAAAAATCCACAACCGACACTAGATCACTAATCGATCCTGATATTTTTACAAAGTATCTGGCATATTGCAAAAAATCGGATCCTACACTGACCTCAGAGGCAGAAGAAAAAATTCTTGATTATTATCTAAAGATGAGAAATGTCGAGTCCGAAGAAATGATCACAGTAACCCCAAGACAGCTTGGTGGACTGATAAGACTTGCAACTGCAAGAGCAAGACTGCTCATGAAGGACCAAGTCGAGGCCGAAGATGCAGAACGTGCGATATTTCTGATTCAAAGCATGCTAGAAGATGCGGGAGTTGATGTCAATACTGGTAAAGTAGACCTTGGAGTGTTGCAGGGCAGACCCCACAGCGAGGTATCAAAACTGCAACTCTTCATGGACGTCTTAAAATCCCTTGAAGGTGACAGCAAAACACCAGTTGAAGAAAAACTCTTTGTAAAAGAGCTAACCAAGACTGCCAAGTTTACAGAAGAAGAGGCAAGGAACTTTATTCGAAGAATGCTCCGGGAAGCATCAATTTATGAATCCAAGCCTGGTCACTATAATCGTGTATGA
- a CDS encoding DEAD/DEAH box helicase produces MKIADLELPISAQDLLAEQNITKLYPPQADAVKAGLLEGQNILVAAPTASGKTLVAMLAMMRFLSTKQGKVVYLTPLRALAAEKFSEFKKMEKIDLGRKIKAAISTGDFDSVDKESESADIVVLTNEKMDSIIRHGVDWIDKIGLVIADEVHLIGDKDRGPTLEVILTKLKELESKPQIVGLSATITNSDQLSEWLGCKLVLSDWRPVPLTEGVFDGGSVLWNNGDSNEIESSIRGPPIDLCLDTIKNGGQSLVFAETRTRSASLAAKGSDAVLKFLTDSEKKYLEEISQKILDNNEHTDLIKTLSTLLKKGVGFHHAGLNQNCREIIETEFRNGKIKLLASTPTLAAGVNLPARRVVISSIARYDVKEGTNKPISILEYKQLCGRAGRPQYDKFGEAIIVGNSNASDLIEYYINGTPEPIESQLTDDKALRIHILSHVVSNPGIKDEQIFEFFQKTLAGLQTRKNTLKFSIEIAKKFLIRENLIVQKAERFAATEFGKKVSMLYIDPITAIYFKRGLEAVSENKRHTLGFLHLVSSCEEFFPKFSLRNKDYETLGTLIENKSSELIESISEYDCSRSLLALHSWISESSEIHLSDNLGIESGDMHRMADTADWLVYCLYELAKLVDRADLLEELDTIRKRIAYGIKEELVELVKVRGIGRVRARKLYDHGIKTIEDLHTIPINKLAEIDKIGPTIADNIKSQLKKVR; encoded by the coding sequence ATGAAAATAGCGGACCTTGAACTACCAATTTCTGCACAAGATCTTTTAGCTGAGCAAAACATAACAAAACTCTATCCTCCACAGGCAGATGCAGTAAAGGCAGGGCTCTTGGAGGGGCAAAACATTCTGGTTGCAGCCCCTACCGCTAGCGGAAAAACACTCGTTGCGATGCTTGCAATGATGCGATTTTTGAGCACAAAACAAGGCAAAGTAGTCTATCTGACACCACTTCGAGCGCTTGCTGCGGAAAAGTTCTCTGAATTCAAAAAGATGGAAAAAATCGACCTTGGAAGAAAGATCAAGGCCGCAATCTCAACTGGCGACTTTGACTCAGTAGACAAGGAATCTGAAAGTGCAGACATTGTTGTTTTGACCAATGAAAAGATGGATTCCATAATCCGGCATGGGGTGGACTGGATTGATAAAATTGGCCTAGTGATAGCAGACGAGGTTCACCTGATCGGCGATAAGGATCGTGGTCCTACACTTGAAGTTATTCTAACAAAACTAAAGGAGCTTGAATCAAAGCCACAAATTGTAGGTCTGTCTGCAACCATAACAAATTCTGATCAACTCTCAGAATGGCTTGGCTGCAAGTTAGTATTGAGTGATTGGAGACCGGTTCCACTAACCGAGGGAGTCTTTGATGGCGGATCTGTTTTGTGGAACAATGGTGACTCCAATGAAATCGAGTCCAGCATACGTGGCCCGCCAATAGATCTGTGCCTTGATACAATAAAAAATGGAGGCCAATCATTGGTCTTTGCAGAAACAAGGACACGATCCGCATCGCTTGCTGCAAAGGGATCTGATGCAGTATTAAAATTTCTGACAGATTCTGAGAAAAAATACCTAGAGGAAATATCACAAAAAATCCTAGACAACAACGAGCATACTGATCTGATAAAAACACTGTCCACACTATTAAAAAAAGGAGTTGGGTTTCATCATGCGGGCCTAAACCAAAACTGCCGAGAAATAATAGAAACGGAATTCAGAAATGGTAAGATCAAGCTCTTGGCATCAACACCGACTCTAGCAGCAGGAGTGAATCTTCCTGCAAGACGCGTTGTCATATCGAGCATTGCAAGGTATGATGTAAAGGAAGGCACAAACAAGCCAATTAGCATTCTAGAATACAAGCAGCTTTGCGGAAGGGCTGGAAGGCCGCAATATGACAAGTTTGGTGAGGCAATAATCGTTGGTAATTCAAATGCCTCAGACCTCATAGAGTATTACATCAATGGAACACCAGAGCCGATCGAATCCCAGCTTACAGATGACAAGGCACTGCGAATACACATACTGAGTCATGTGGTGTCAAATCCAGGAATAAAAGATGAGCAGATCTTTGAGTTTTTCCAAAAAACCTTGGCAGGACTGCAAACAAGAAAAAACACACTAAAATTCTCAATAGAGATTGCAAAAAAATTCCTAATCCGAGAGAATCTCATCGTACAAAAAGCAGAAAGATTTGCAGCGACAGAGTTTGGCAAAAAAGTATCAATGCTGTATATCGACCCAATCACTGCGATTTACTTTAAGCGAGGCCTAGAAGCAGTTTCTGAAAATAAAAGACACACGTTAGGATTTTTACATCTTGTCTCAAGTTGTGAGGAGTTTTTCCCCAAGTTTTCCCTTCGAAACAAGGACTATGAGACGCTTGGGACACTAATTGAGAACAAATCGTCTGAGCTGATTGAATCCATATCGGAATATGATTGCTCAAGGAGTCTTTTGGCACTACATTCTTGGATATCTGAATCATCGGAAATCCATCTTTCTGATAACCTTGGAATCGAATCAGGGGATATGCACCGAATGGCAGATACTGCTGACTGGCTTGTGTACTGTTTGTATGAGCTTGCAAAACTCGTCGATAGGGCAGATCTACTAGAGGAGCTTGACACCATACGCAAAAGAATCGCATATGGAATCAAAGAAGAGCTAGTGGAATTGGTCAAAGTTCGCGGAATTGGGCGTGTGCGTGCAAGAAAACTGTACGATCATGGAATCAAGACAATCGAGGATCTGCATACAATCCCAATCAACAAGCTGGCAGAGATTGATAAAATCGGCCCAACCATTGCAGATAATATTAAATCCCAACTCAAAAAAGTGAGATAA